The nucleotide window GCTGCCCACAGACCACGCACAGCCTTCCCCGAGGCGGAGACTTAAAAGTCAGTATAATGAcaagatctagactgtaagctcattgtgggcagggaatgtgtcttctatatTGTTACActctagtctcccaagtgcttagtacagtgctctgcacacagtaagcgctcaataaatacaattgattgatttcaccattAGGGGTTATTTTCAAGGGACACCACCAGACAGGTGACTGGATTCCAAACTAGATGACTTTTGCCACCACCCAGGTATTCTTCTTGTCtgccagtgagagagagagagagagagagagagagagagagagagagagagagagagagtgagtgagtgagtgtatggTGGGCGGTGAGGGAGCCtgttccccccccaccaccaagtgcctctgtttctgtcagtcttgtctctttctctctccttctgtatctGACTCCATTTCTTGCTTCAGTGTGTCCATTTCTCTCATTCCCTCAATCCATCTCCTTGTTTCTGTTTCTGTCTACATCTCTCACATTGTGTCACTCTCTGGCTGtcatctctgcctgtctctctagaTCATTTTATCATTTCTCTACTGGCCCCTCCATCTTTCTgtttctctatctccctcctggtctaacccatctccctcctctcttcagcTCTACAAACGTCTCTGCCTGCAactctgtttttcctcctccacgTCCTTGCTACTTCTACTTTTCCCCAGCTCTGGCTGTGCCCGACTcacatctctctccctgcctctcctggtGTCTACTATCACTCCTTGCTTGTCTTTCCCTCtgtgtttctctttctctgcttgCCTTTCCTCACTCCACCTCTCTTTTTTGTCTGTCACCTCTGCCATTTCCGTccgtctctccccttccttcctctgtctccctttcctattCTGCCTATCgttgtctctgtccatctctatCCTCAGTCCTCTCCCAACTCTCTAAGCCTCTCTGATCCACGTCTCCCTccatctgtttctctccctccttctgtatttttctctgcctgtctccGTTTTCCCATACCCCCCCTCACCGTCTCTCTCATTTCATCTGTCTAGCCCTATCTCTGTCATCTCCCTAATCCTCTGTGCcccttgccctccctctctctccatctgccccACTCTGTCCTttatctctccacctctctcatctccttttgtctctctgtgtctgactcatttctcttcccatctctccctttctctgtctcccgctgccTAGGTTGCTTTGTCATTTTTGTGCCAATCTCCCCCTTTctgtcacctctctcctctctcacaggGTCTGTCTTCTGGGTCTCTGCgtgtctctctttttccatcaCTCCCTGTCTTGCCTTcgccatctcttctccctcctctcattctGTCCCCATTGTTCTATCACCCTCTCTGTCGTCCTTTATCACTTTCTATAGAGCGctatctcttcccttctctgcccaTTTATCTTCAGATTCTGtggcccctctctccccatctttaactCTGCctatctctcttttctttcttcatctccatctctcccctcagtCTGTCCTGCTGTCTCTGCGtggcccacccctcaccccaccacCTGACCCACTGGGGCCTTTCTGTGCTCACCAGCCTTTGGCCACTGTCCAGGAAGAAGACTGTCCCTATTGCGGGTGCTGGGGCCGGAGGATGTGCCTATGGGAATAAGGCTAAACTCTCCCTTTCGCAGGCCGCAAAGGGGCCCAAGATCACAAGGGGCAAggtgccccctttttcccctactAAAACCACCTCCAATGTTGTCTCGGCTAAAAGGAAGCCCTCCCCAAGACCAATTTCTAACTTGATCATACTTTCcaaggtgctcagtatagtgtttggcacccagtagACTAcgagttccttgggggcagggagcgggtccACTGGCTCTCCCCAGGACTCTGCACATACAGtcgacatgacccctgccctcaggaagcttagtCTACTAGTTCTAGTGTATTCTCTAGTGTACTGCTCACATTAGAATGAAGAGCCTTGAAAGTGGGGATCACGTATACATCCTCTGCACATGGTTGGCATTCCCTCAACACAACCGCCCAGCCAAAAGTCCAGATGCCCCCACAAGATGGCCTGTCTCCCACAGTGGCCTCAATAAAACCTGGCGATCAAGTGTTcctgtctgtctgctgtgtgaccttgggaaagtcgcttcacttctctgggtctaagtaaaatggggattgagaccgtgagccccatgtgggacagagaccgagtccaacttgatttgcttgaatccactccagcatttggtacagggcctgatacacagtaagcacctaataaccATAATTAGTATTTTTATACCGCCCCTGATGTCAACTTAAGCTTGTCATCGTGGCCGCTTCAaagaaatgtgggcagggagactTGCTCCGCGGCCCAGCCGGGCCCGGTTTCCTCGGGGGCTTCGTCCTCCCCCGGGACGCGTGGGGGGATAGCGGACGCTTCCGTGCACACGAGATCCGGGCCCCGGTACCTTGCCGTTCTCTAGAATATACTTGTCCATGACGGGGACGGGAGCGGGGTAATAGGATGAGGTGTTGGCCTCGTCGCTGAACGTCTTCCGGAGGTCAGGCTCCAGGGATTCCGACTTGACTTTTTCCAGCTCGAGAGCGGGACCTAGGTAGTGGACAGAAGAGAGCCACTGGGCTGCTGTTCTACCCCAACTAAACAGCAACCGTTTGTCCCCGTCGGCCCGCGACAGAGGGTCACGGCTTCCTCCAGCCCCGAATCGGACGGGTGAGGGCCCCCGCCCAAGGCAGACACACCCGTCAACCGAGGTGAGTGTAGACTTTGATGGGGAAGAGGGTAGCTCCGTTTCCCCATCGGAGCACTGGGATTCCTCGTAGCTCCAACTCTGACCACCTGACTGAGAAAAGGCCGGGAACCCAAGGAATGTGGGGAAAGAACGGTACGGAACAATGACTGCTTGGATTTAGCGATAGCGGGCCACCACCCTGACTGGCAgtcggggaggaaaagggaggggaagactgGAAACGGGaggaataataactgtagtacttgtttagcgcttaccctgtgccgagcactgtgctaaccgcaaGGGTAGAtccgagatcatcaggtcagacgcagtccctgtcccacttagagctcatagtcttaggaggagggagaacgggtactgaacccccattttacagatgaggaatgtgaGGTCCAGAAcgtgagtacagtgcctggcatggagtaagcgcttaaataccatttaaaaaccaaatcgcaacaaaaaataaaagtgaaatgacttggccaaggtcacagcgcagcaggcctgtgctctgtcctgtaGCCTGGGTCACTTTGAGAATTTCAAACATCCACCTCCGTGGACACTGGGCGGGCTCCCCAAGGTCCGAGGACAGTCCCGCTACTTGGGGACTTGATTCTTGTCCTTCGTAACAATAAGAATGCTAaatgctgagcatttactatatgccaagcactgtactgttcattggggtagacacaagataatcaagttccacgtggggctcacagtccaagttgttggagggagaacaggtattgaatccccactttgcagatgagggaactgaggcccagacaaagccacacagcgggtaagtggcagagccggggatcaggatcttctagactgtgagcctgttgttgggtagggaccgtctctatgtgttgccaacttgtacttcccaagcgcttagtacagtgctctgcacacagtaagcgctcactaaatacgattaaatgaatgaatgaacgaatgaatgaatcaggacccagggtttctgattcccaggcccggactccttccactaggccatactgcttcccttcgactgggagccctgtaggggacagggattggggcccatctggttatcttgtatctgtctcaacgctaagtacagtgccaggcacactgtAAATGTTTAAATACCCCAGTTATAATCATCACTGTTAgtcaggggagagagaaacaccatagttattatttttagtaataaaataataagggtagtagcatggcctagtggaaggaacatgggcctggaagttggaggacctggattcgaatcctgtaTCCACCACTCATCTGGGGTGCgacctcttctctgggcctcagtcccctcacctgccaaatggggattcaataactgtgctccctcctacttagaatgtgagccccatatgggacttggctATCtatccagcgctaagtacagtgctgggtacatggtaagcacttaccaaatatcactattattattataatagcataGGTAGGAGCTGAACAGAAATCATTTGTTCGGTAATTTcagtgattgttattattactcctgagAAGAGAGCAGGTAGACCCTTGGACAAAGCATTTGGGACCTACGTGGTAGAGCCGGGGGGGCTGGCTAAAGCAGTGCGGTTTCCCCCGCCCAGTTGGCCCCCGTCCCACAACCTCAGGTCTAGCTCACGCTTTCCCGATTGCAAACTCCCATGGACGCTGCTGAAATATCGGGAGGCGTGTCCGAGCCTCACCGGGGCTGGGCTCCAAGCACATCTAACGTTGCCCTGGGGTGGCCAGCGAAAACCCGGGAAGTCTCAGGGACCCCGAGGGgggtgcccccacccccaccccactggcaTCCATCACTTCCAAGCGGCTGCCATCGCACGCAGAGCCAGCATCGGTCCCTAAATGAAGCAGAAATCCAATTAGCTGCCGTTTCCCGGAGGCCACTACAAGACCAACTGGGCATAAATCATCGGGCAAATGGGCTAGGTGGAGTCTAGGCGGCCGGAAAGCTAGGGCTAGGGGCCCGCTCTGATCCCCGGGGATCCCACGCACCCCTCTCCCAGGGAGCAACGGTGACCACGGCCAGCTAATTCAGCATTTTGCAGCCACTGGGCATGGCTCCGCACAGGGCCGGCCCGGGGTGGGAGGTCAGAGGaggcagccctctagactgtaagcttcttatgggcagggaacgtgtctgctaattctactctctcaagtatttagtacagcgctctgcacgttgtaattgctcaatagatataattgctcaatagataccactgactgatgcacCATTTTTCACTTCGCACGATGCCCCAGCCCTGTCCCGGCATCAGAGGCCCAGTGTGATGACTTGGCATCGCATGACCCCAGTGCAGGGACTGGGGTGCAGGGGGCTTCCCTGTGGCTAGAGGACGGAGCGGACTAAACTCGGCCCTGAGGTGTTGTGAGGTTACTGCGGCCCCTTGGCCTTGGAGAGAcgccagggaaggaagaggagttggGAAGGGTACTTCCTGGGCCCCTTATCCCCCCTCTCTCGGTGGCCGTGGGGGCGTCTCCTCACCAACCACgagcttcctttcccctctttcttcctggGCCCTTGTCACGGCCCCCTGATGGGCCCCTTGGCTACGAAACGGTGATAAACTCTTTCAGGAATGCCACGCTACGGCTCCCTTCCCGGGTTCCAGGACCGGCCCCGATCCCTGCacaagacacacactcacacccacccacacGCTTATTATTTACGAGCCGGGGCGGTGGCCACAATAAACAATGGAGTCCACCTCTAGAGCCCAAGGGCCAGGGGCACCAGGAACAGGCACGATCCCCAGTCCCCCGTGTTCCCcgcttcattcagtcctatttattgagtgcttactgtgtgcagggcactgtactaagcgcttggaaagtacaattcggcaacaaatagagacaatccctacccaacgaccggCTCACGTTCCCTCTCCTGGGGACTGTGGGACGGGGGGTTCCGAGCCTGCCTCTCAAGAGGACACGGAGCCGTGAAGTGAAAAGCAGCCTGTCCTGAATCActgtggcgcttactatgtgcccggtactatactaagcaccgggtggatacaagcaaatcgggttggatagagtcccggtcccacgtggggctcacagtctcgacccccattttccagatgaggtaactgaggcacagagaagtgacttgtccgaggtcacacagcagacaagtggcagagccggaattagaacccatgaccttctgacccatgctctatccaccagcccatgctgcttctccagataataataataataatggaatttattaagaacttactatgtgccaagcactgttctaaatgcgggggtaaccaatcaatcgtatttattgagcgcttactgtgtgcagagcacacctcTAACCTCTAACCTCCCCGCCTGGCAGCCCCTGTGGCATTCACGCAGGGCCGGGGGTCTTCCCACTCTAATACTTCCCCCAACCTGCCAGAGAACGGTCCGTCTTCCCTGCTGGTCTGGCGGCTCCTCGAgtactaagcgccaagcactgtactaagccctggcacCGGGGTAGACAGAAGGCCTTCGTATCAGACCAGGTCCCTGACAAGGCGACAAGGCTCACAGcccaggaggaaggaagaacaggtgtcgTACCTCTACTTCACAGGCCCAGGGAGCTTCTGgtccttgctcaaagtcaccaagCAGGCTAGACcagcccctctggactgtaagttcacggtgggaagggaaagtgcctACCGACTCttctttttagggtatttgttaagcgcttactatgtgccaagcactgttctaagcactggggctgataccagcttatcaggtcggacacggtccctgttccacgtttgcagtcttattccccagaagagggaactgagtcccagagaaatgaagcaacttacccaaggtcgcacagcagaaaagtggccgagCCACGATtataacccgggtccttctgacgcccaggcccatactctatctactaggccttgccgcttccattatattgtattcacccgtgtgcttagtacagcactctgcacgcggtaagtgctcaataaataccatcaattaataatgatggtatttgttaccatctGTTCaactgacagtggcagagctgggactagtgtgactcaggcccgggctccttccgctaggcCTCACTGCCTTCCCAGGCTAACGTCTTTGAGCGCGCCGTCCCAAGCCCCTAGCGCGACGCTCCGCACAGCCCGACCGCCCAATCGAGGGACCGACCGGCCGACGAAACACCAGGGAGACGGCCGGCGGCGGGTTCGGCTCTCGGTCCGGAGGAGCGATCTGTGGCTCGGCCAGGTCAAAGGTCGGGCCGGCTCCCAGCCCCGCTCACCGCGCTCCTCCGCCGGGGCCCGCGGGGGCAGCTCgccggccctccccgccccccgccgtggCCCCGACGCTTACCGCTGCCCAGGCGCAGGAGGAGCACATCCTGCAGGCGGCGGTTGAGgtccctcagctccttcatctcgGCCACGAGCGCCCCGTACTCCTTCAGCTTCTTGGCCTGCTGAACCAGCTGCCTCCGCGTCCGCTCCAGTTCCTGCTGGATGtgccgcatctcctcctgctgctgctggtagCTCCTCACCAGCTCCTCGTAGAGGCCCCGCGGCACCGACGGGCCCCCGGCGCCCCCCTCCTCGGGTCCGGCCGGGTCCCCGCCCGCCGCCTCCATCGAGGCGACCTCCTCCGAGCCCGACCCGCCGAGGCTCAGCCCGTTCTGCTTCTCCAGGCGGGCCACCACCGCTTCGATGCTCTTCTGGGGCCCGTCGCCCTGCTTCCTCCCGTCCTGCCTCTGTGGGACGCAAACGGGGACCCCGTCAGCAGACTCTCCCGGACGCGCCCTCTCCCCCGGCCACACCGAAAGCAAGCTTCTGTCCCAGACCGGGGGATTAGCAGTTCAGCCTTCCCGCCTCCCCAGTGGGCTGTAGGGCGAGCCCGATCATCCCATGGGGGCCTTTTCTCCTAAGGGAGCCACAGGGTAGGGTCTAGCCATCCATCCCCTAACCCCCTAAAATGGATGCATGTGTGTATTCAGAAGtgcgggcggcggggaggggagaagcaacAGGGAGTGCAGCCAAACCCGCCCAGCGGTCACCACCGCAGTGCTGTGGCTGGGGCAAGTCTGGCCACCAAAACTGTCCGCCAGGCCTTGCTGCGGGACCGGGGACCCACCACCCTGGGTCCGAGGCGCCTGGCACCCGCTGCCGGACCCAAGCCTCAGGTGTCTACGTTTGTGCCCGGCTGGACTGAGGGTTTGGGTCCCTCAGACTTATTCTGGAAACCCCGTTTGgagcaaggactgggtccaacacgaCCATCCCCTagccctcccaaacgcttagtacagtgcttggcgtagagTGAGCACCTCAACCAATTCCGCCATTATTTTTAGGTCAGGGATCCGAGTTCTGCCCCTCCTTGCCCCTGCCCTTGGCACATGGTTACTCGGTTCCTGCTTGCGGCCACTCTAGCGATCACTAGTCTGTTTCCATCTCTGCTTCCTCGACTGGaggggaagctccctgtgggctgggaaaggCTCGCTGCGCTACCCTGGGCTTCTCACGTGCCCACTCCAGTGCCCCACACCACCGGCTGTGCAGAGGATCCCCCCCTCAGCCAGgctggtgggggaaagggggcgcGAGGGCCCAAGGCGGGGCCTCCCCCGATGCCAGCAGTGATGACGTCCCAAAAGAAGAGGCCGGGACTACTTTGAGCAGGGACTTTCCACAACACCCTCAAACGCGCGCCGCCCCACTTCGGGGTTGGGGTGGGCAGGACGGTGGTGGGAGGCCGACGGCCCGGGCCGGTGTGGACCGCAGCGTCCACTCCCCCTGGCGATGTGGAGGCTGGGCCCACACCTGCCACCCCCGGTATGCCCGCTCTGCAGGTGCCCTGGGGGGTGTCAGGTCCTCTCGCCTGTGGCCGGGGGCGTCCACCT belongs to Tachyglossus aculeatus isolate mTacAcu1 chromosome 18, mTacAcu1.pri, whole genome shotgun sequence and includes:
- the BEND5 gene encoding BEN domain-containing protein 5 isoform X2 gives rise to the protein MQKKIKIPKLSLDHIDDEGEARDYGEDDMELRHSKRQDGRKQGDGPQKSIEAVVARLEKQNGLSLGGSGSEEVASMEAAGGDPAGPEEGGAGGPSVPRGLYEELVRSYQQQQEEMRHIQQELERTRRQLVQQAKKLKEYGALVAEMKELRDLNRRLQDVLLLRLGSGPALELEKVKSESLEPDLRKTFSDEANTSSYYPAPVPVMDKYILENGKVHLGSGIWVDEEKWHQLQVTQGDSKYTKNLAVMIWGTDVLKNRSVTGVATKKKKDAVPKPPLSPHKLSIVRECLYDRIAQETVDETEIAQRLSKVNKYICEKIMDINKSCKNEERREAKYNLQ